Proteins encoded by one window of Cydia fagiglandana chromosome Z, ilCydFagi1.1, whole genome shotgun sequence:
- the LOC134678750 gene encoding UDP-sugar transporter UST74c, which yields MSGRGQDEAESESKLMKRALSAAFYAFASFMITVVNKTVLTTYAFPSYLVLGLGQMIATLVVLWVGRRIRLVQFPSLDMNVARRIWPLPIIYLGNMVTGLGGTKELSLPMLTALRRFSILMTMILERIILGVRATWQVQGSVMAMVGGALLAAADDVTFSWQGYTLVLLNDGFTAANGVISKKKLDSKELGKYGLMFYNALFMIVPAAYVAWHVGDIEASINYEHWGDMLFLIQFLTSCVMGFVLSYSVMLCTQYNSALTTTIIGCLKNILVTYLGMVIGGDYVFSWLNFVGLNISVLASLIYTYVTFKRKPQAVYSKIAEANARVDTV from the coding sequence ATGTCGGGCCGCGGGCAGGACGAGGCCGAGAGCGAGTCTAAGCTCATGAAACGGGCGCTGAGCGCGGCCTTCTATGCGTTCGCCTCCTTCATGATCACCGTTGTCAACAAGACGGTGCTAACCACGTACGCCTTCCCATCGTACCTGGTGCTCGGACTCGGGCAGATGATAGCGACTTTAGTGGTGCTGTGGGTCGGGCGGAGGATCCGGCTGGTGCAGTTCCCGTCGCTGGACATGAACGTCGCGCGCCGCATCTGGCCGCTGCCGATCATATACCTCGGCAACATGGTGACTGGCCTCGGAGGGACGAAGGAGCTGAGCTTGCCAATGCTTACCGCGCTGCGTCGCTTCAGCATTCTCATGACAATGATTTTGGAGAGAATCATACTGGGTGTAAGAGCAACATGGCAAGTGCAAGGAAGTGTCATGGCCATGGTGGGAGGAGCGTTGCTGGCCGCAGCTGATGACGTCACATTCTCCTGGCAAGGCTACACGCTAGTCCTCCTCAATGACGGTTTCACTGCGGCGAATGGTGTTATCAGTAAGAAGAAGCTTGACTCGAAGGAGCTTGGGAAGTACGGGCTCATGTTCTACAATGCACTCTTCATGATCGTGCCTGCAGCTTACGTTGCATGGCATGTGGGAGACATAGAAGCATCAATCAATTATGAGCATTGGGGTGATATGCTGTTCCTAATTCAGTTCCTAACATCGTGTGTCATGGGGTTCGTACTATCATACAGTGTCATGCTCTGTACACAATACAACAGTGCCTTAACAACAACTATCATTGGTTGCCTTAAGAACATTTTAGTTACTTATCTCGGTATGGTAATCGGTGGGGACTATGTGTTCTCGTGGCTTAACTTTGTAGGTTTAAATATAAGTGTGTTGGCGAGTCTTATATACACATATGTTACATTCAAACGTAAACCTCAGGCTGTGTACAGCAAGATTGCAGAAGCGAATGCTCGTGTGGATACTGTATAG